In one Oryza glaberrima chromosome 2, OglaRS2, whole genome shotgun sequence genomic region, the following are encoded:
- the LOC127763097 gene encoding LOW QUALITY PROTEIN: probable protein phosphatase 2C 18 (The sequence of the model RefSeq protein was modified relative to this genomic sequence to represent the inferred CDS: deleted 2 bases in 1 codon; substituted 1 base at 1 genomic stop codon) — protein MGNSLPVESKVTVEEENDRIKYVVSSMQGLGDKMEDAHAAILSLDDTKSTSFFGVYDGHGGAEVASYCAKRFHIELCNHEDYHNDLTNALDNVFFSMDENLQQSDAWRELVIPRDNGWMYFLKAGVCANFWPFPQAYTGPAYEGSTACVVVIRGDQMIVGHAGDSRCVLSRQGGLAIDLSSDHKPRTSESERERVQNAGGISLGVDCEKVMENYVIKEQWILSYFGKSVTISRSIGDFAFKQNKDLNREEQMLICDPDIHTHDITGDMEFLVIASQGLWSCMESADVVAYIHVRLLXGVELRVICEELVQSGLPSGENTTVILVQFKPGAFQFQYELVDPAAFDTAASNVASTSAGPAGGSDSDTSATSGEGVDDTATAGTTTTGYKAGSSTGPGSGGGSANAAFDSGGDLAANLDIATNFGSDDLAANLDIATNIDTEDVFTFINSDDTFGINSDEVDLDPIFRPKPQVRRAHDGPSPTPREIEAGLNASPTRYNMRDIFEAFDKVEAELGGFPLQGHDVSSTSTNPNTATDTGSGSRTGDDDVNGAIARAMAVASSVMTGAGYEVDSTTTNPSAAADTGSHTGDEIKVDDSTSGSARGDSGELVNNDTTVADNNASGTVTVTVAADDSNTGDKVDPPAITNATADSNTSGEVDVDATATASASASAAVADDEGTGKGTAPDDSEDSP, from the exons ATGGGTAACAGCCTTCCTGTAGAATCGAAGGTCACTGTTGAAGAAGAAAATGATAGAATTAAGTATGTCGTGTCATCTATGCAGGGATTGGGTGATAAAATGGAAGATGCT CATGCAGCTATTCTAAGTCTTGATGATACCAAGTCCACGTCATTTTTTGGTGTTTATGATGGCCATGGAG GAGCTGAAGTAGCATCGTACTGCGCAAAACGATTTCACATTGAGCTTTGCAATCATGAAGACTATCACAATGATCTCACCAACGCACTGGACAATGTGTTTTTTAG CATGGATGAGAACCTGCAACAATCCGATGCTTGGAGAGAGTTAGTTATTCCTCGTGATAATGGATGGATGTATTTTCTCAAGGCTGGTGTCTGTGCTAACTTTTGGCCTTTCCCGCAG GCGTATACTGGGCCAGCATATGAAGGGAGCACAGCATGTGTGGTTGTCATCAGAGGTGACCAAATGATTGTTGGACATGCTGGTGATTCTCGTTGCGTACTCTCAAGACAAGGTGGTCTG GCTATTGATTTATCCTCCGATCATAAACCAAGAACAAGCGAGtctgaa agagagagagttcaaAATGCAGGAGGAATATCTCTTGGAGTTGATTGTGAAAAAGTAATGGAGAATTATGTAATCAAGGAACAATGGATCCTCAGTTACTTTGGGAAAAGTGTAACAATCTCAAGATCAATTG GTGACTTTGCTTTCAAGCAGAACAAAGATTTAAATCGTGAAGAACAAATGTTGATATGTGATCCTGACATCCACACT CATGACATAACTGGTGACATGGAGTTTCTTGTTATAGCAAGTCAAGGCCTCTG GTCTTGCATGGAAAGTGCGGATGTGGTTGCTTACATACATGTCCGTTTATTG TAGGGGGTAGAGCTGCGTGTCATCTGTGAGGAGCTTGTTCAGTCCGGCTTGCCATCGGGCGAGAACACGACCGTCATCCTGGTTCAGTTCAAGCCCGGCGCCTTCCAGTTCCAGTATGAGCTGGTCGATCCCGCTGCCTTTGACACTGCCGCCTCTAACGTTGCCAGCACCAGTGCCGGCCCGGCTGGTGGCAGCGACAGCGACACGAGCGCCACGAGCGGCGAGGGCGTCGACGACACTGCCACTGCCGGGACCACCACCACGGGCTACAAGGCCGGCTCCAGCACCGgccccggcagcggcggcggcagcgccaaTGCCGCGttcgacagcggcggcgacctcgccgctAACTTGGACATCGCCACTAACTTCGGcagcgacgacctcgccgctAACTTGGACATCGCCACGAACATCGACACCGAGGACGTCTTCACCTTCATCAACAGCGACGACACGTTCGGCATCAACAGCGACGAGGTGGATCTCGATCCCATCTTCAGGCCCAAGCCTCAGGTCCGCAGGGCCCACGACGGCCCCTCTCCCACTCCCAGGGAAATCGAGGCCGGCCTCAATGCCAGCCCCACGAGGTACAATATGAGGGATATCTTCGAGGCCTTCGACAAAGTCGAGGCCGAGTTGGGCGGCTTCCCGTTACAGGGCCACGATGtctccagcaccagcaccaaCCCCAACACCGCGACTGACACTGGCAGTGGCAGCCGCAccggcgacgatgacgtcaaCGGCGCCATTGCCAGAGCCATGGCCGTGGCTAGCAGCGTCATGACGGGCGCGGGCTACGAGGtcgactccaccaccaccaatccCAGCGCTGCGGCTGACACTGGCAGCCACACCGGCGACGAGATCAAGGTCGACGACAGCACCAGCGGCAGTGCCAGGGGTGACAGCGGCGAGCTCGTCAACAACGACACCACCGTTGCTGACAACAATGCCAGTGGCACTGTCACTGTCACTGTCGCGGCCGACGACAGCAACACCGGCGACAAGGTCGATCCCCCTGCCATCACCAACGCCACGGCCGACAGCAACACCAGCGGCGAGGTCGACGTCGacgccactgccactgccagcgccagcgccagcgccgccgtggCTGATGACGAGGGCACTGGCAAGGGCACGGCTCCTGACGACAGCGAGGACAGCCCGTAG